Genomic segment of Truepera radiovictrix DSM 17093:
CCCGAGGGGCGACTTTTTTGTGGCGGCTTTAGCGGCCCGCGGTGTTTACCTGCCCCAAACACGGTTTTTGTGAGGTTGACCTTGTATCTTTCCCAAAAGGCGCTCCGGCGCACGGAGCTACGGTGATCGGCGACGAACTCCGCATCTTCTGCGGCGGGGCGACGCCCGAGCTCGCGGCGTCGGTCGCGCGGCACCTCGGCCGCGAGCTCTCGCAAGGGTGGGTCTCGAGCTTTCCCGACGGCGAGTCGCGGGTGCAGATCGACGAGTCGGTGCGCGGTGCGGACTGCTACATCGTGCAGTCGACCTGCTCCCCGGTCAACCACAACTTGATGGAGCTCTTGGTCTTTTGCGACGCGCTGCGGCGCGCCTCGGCGTGGCGCATCAACGCCGTGATCCCCTACTTCGGCTACGCGCGGCAGGACAAAAAGGTGCAGGCGCGCGAACCCATCACGGGCAAGTTGGTCGCCAACTTGCTCGAGACAGCGGGCGTCGACCGGGTGATCAGCGTCGACCTGCACGCGGGGCAGATCCAAGGGTTTTTCGACGTGCCGGTCGACCACCTCACCGCCCTGGGCATCCTGGGGTCGCACCTCGAGCAGCAAGACCTCGCCAACAGCGTGGTCGTCTCCCCCGACGTCGGCCGCGCGACCGAGGCGCGGCGGCTCGCCAACCACCTGGGGCTGCCCATCGCCATCCTCTACAAGCGCCGCAACAGCCCCACCGATACCAGCGTGACGCACGTTATCGGCGAGGTCGCGGGGATGCGCCCGATCATCGCCGACGACATGATCTCCACCGCGGGCACCATCTCGCGGGCGGTCGAGGCGCTGCTCGAGCTCGGCGCTCTGCCCGACATCCGGGTCGTCGCCACCCACCCGGTGTTTACCCCGCCCGCCCTGGAGCGCCTCGCGCACCCCGCGATCAGCGAGGTGTTCGTCACCGACACCATCCCCTACCGCGGCGACGAACCCAAGATCAAGGTGTTGTCGGTCGCCGAGCTTTTGGCGAGCGCCATTCAGAACGTCCACGACAACAGCTCGGTCAGCTCCCTCTTTCCGAGTTAGTCCCTTTACCCACCACCCAAAGGAGGCACCATGAACCTTACCGCCCAGAGACGTACCCCCGGCAAGACGAGCGACCTGCGCGCGCAGGGCCGTCTGCCCGGTGTGGTCTACAACAAAGAGCTCAACATCCCCGTCAGCGTCGAGCTGCGCGAGTTCGACAAAGCGTTTCGCAGCCAAGGGGTCGCGAGCCTCATTAACCTGCAGCTCGACGGCGAGAGCCACGACGTCTTGGTGAAAGCGGTGCAGATGGATAAGCGCCGCCGCGAACCCCTCCACGTCGACTTCTACGCCGTCACCGCGGGGCAACCCGTCGACGTCTTCGTCCCCATCAACTTCGTGGGGACCGCGATCGGCGCTCGCGAAGGGGGGCAAGTGGACGCGCAGCGCCACCAGGTGCACATCCGCATCCTGCCGCGCCTTATCCCCAACCACATCGACGTCGACGTGAGCGCCCTCGCGATCAACGACTCGCTGCACCTTAAGGACGTCCTGTCGGCGCTGCCGAGCGAGGCGGAGGTGCTCGACGACCTCGAGGAGACGCTGATCACCATCTTGCCGCCGCGCGCCGAAGAGCCCGAAGAGCCCGCCCAAGCGGCTGAACCCGAGGTCATCGGCGAGGACGGCGACAGCGACGACGGTGACGACGCCGCCGCGTAAGCGCCCGCGGCTTATCGTCGGGCTCGGCAACCCCGGTCCGCAGTACGAGAACACCCGGCACAACGCCGGGTTTCTCGTTGTCGACCTTTTAGCCGCGCGCCACGGCGTCGCCTGGCGCAAGGAGCGGCAAGCGGAGGTCGGGCGCTGGGGCGACGTCACGCTCCTGAAACCGCTGACCTTTATGAACCTCTCGGGGGCCGCCGTGCAGGCGCAGATGACGAAGCTGAGGCTCTCCCCCGCCGAGCTGCTCGTCGTTCACGACGACCTCGACTTGCCGCTCGGGCGGCTGCGGCTGCGCGCGGGCGGGAGCGCCGGCGGGCAGCGCGGGGTGCAAGACACCATCTACCGGCTCGGCCCCGACTTTACCCGCCTCAAGGTCGGCATCTCTCGGCCACCCGCGGGTTGGAAGGTCGAGAACTGGGTGCTCAGCCGCTTTCGCGAGGAGGAGCGGGCGCTCGTCGAAGCGGTCGTCGCGCACGCCGCCGACGCCGTCGAGGTGCTTTTGGAGGCGGGCCTAGAGGCGGCGATGGCGCGCTTTAACGGGCTCGACTTGCGGCCAGAGGCGGGTGCGCAAGCACACTAAACGGGTACGTCCGCGGTCTCCTGCAGCCACGCCTGGACGCGCGCCCGAATTTCGTCGCGCACCTCGCGAAACGTCTCTAACGTCGCCGCTTCGGGGCCCTCAAAGGCGGCGGGGTCCTCGAACGACCAGTGGCGGTACTTGACGGTGCCGGGGAAGACGCGCGGGCAGTTCGCCTCGGCCTCACCGCACACCGTGATGACGTAGTCGAGGCGCTCGCGGCCGAGAAACTCCCTGACGCTCTTTGAGCGCGCCCCCTCTAGGCTGATACCCAGCTCCGCCATCACGCGCACCGTGTAGGGGTTGACGCCTTTCGGCTGCAACCCGGCGCTGTGCGCTACGAAGCGCTCACCCGCGTGCTCGTTGACAAACGCTTCGGCCATCAAGCTGCGCGCCGAGTTGCCGGTACAGAGAAAAAGGACGTGGGTTTTGCGGCCGTTCATACCTGCTCTCCTCTCTCGAGGGGGTGCCCCCTCGACGTCGCCCTGCCTACCTCCGCCAAGGGGTCCGTCCGGCGCGTCCACAGGTACTGCGCGCTCAGAGCCGCCGCGACGGCGCCCAAGCAGGGCCCCACCCAGTAGACCCAGTGCGCGCCCCACTCGCCGCTAACGAGCGCGGGGCCAAAGCTGCGCGCGGGGTTCATCGAAGCGCCCGTCAGGCTGCCCCCGGCGAGCGCCCCTGCGCCCACCGTCAGACCGATGTAGAGCCCGTCCATGGCGTGCTTGCGGATGACGATGCTGGCGATGACGAACACCAGAAAAAAGGTCAAAACGGCCTCGACGCCGACACCCGCCCACGGGCTCAATCCGGGCGCGAGCCGCGTCGCGCCGTAAGCGACCCCCTCCAAGCGGTCGGCGCCGCCCCAGAGCGAAAGGGCGCTTACCGCGACGACCCCCGCCGCGAGCTGCGCGCTCCAGTAGAGCGGCACCTCGGCGAGGCGCGTGCGCCGCATCGCCCAAAAGGCGAGCGTCACGGCGGGGTTAAAGTGCGCCGCCGAGATCGGGCCCACGGCGGCGATCATCACGGCGACGGCACAGGCAAAAGCGAGCGCGACCGCGAGCGCCTCCAACCCCGCGGCGATCGCACCGACGCCGACGAAGACGAGGGCGAAGGTGCCGATAAACTCCGCCAACCACACCCGCACGGCGTACCTACCCCTCCCGAGCGGTGCGCGCTGGCGGGAGCAGCTCAGCTTCCGTGGGCAGGGCGCCGCGCGACAAGGCCGCTACGAGCGCGCGGCTCATCTCCCCAACAGCGTCGCGCACCGCGCGCCAGCGCGCTAGCGGCTCCCCGCTGGGGTCGGGGAAAGCGACGTGCAGCCGCCGCGTCCGCGCGGGGTACGCGGGGCACGCCTCGTTGGCGCTGTCGCACACGGTCAAGACCACGTCGAAATGCCACGGGTCGGGGAGCTCGAAAAGCGTCTTGGAGGTGTGCCCGGAGAGGTCGATCCCGACCTCGCGCATGACGGTAACCGCTTCGGGTTTGACGCGGGTCTTTTCGGTGCCCGCCGAGAGCACCTCGAGCGCCACGCCCGCCTCGCGCGCGTGGTGCCGCAGCCACCCCTCGGCCATCTGGCTACGCGCCGAGTTGTGGGTGCAGAGGACGAGCAGGCGTAGCGGCCGTTCAGGCGTCACGGGTGACCTCGGTGCGTGCGGCCCTAGCCGCGCACGCAAAGCGCCCCAGCGCCCGCTCCAGCGCCTCGAACGTTTCGGGCAGCAGCTCGTAGTAGACCCAGCGCCCCCGCTTGTCGGCCCGCACGAACCCCGCTTGGGTGAGGAGCTTCATGTGGTGGCTGACGGTCGGCTGCGAAAGCCCCAAAAACGCCTCGAGGTCGCAGCCGCACACCCCGTCGTCGCGCGAACAGCAGCTCTGGATGGGGTCGACCAGAAACGTCAGGATCGCCAAACGCACGGGGTCGGCGAGCGCCTTGAGGGTGGTAGCGAGCTCGTTGGTGTCTTCCACGCCCCTACAGTAGAACGGTCTATCGACGCATGTCAATCTATCTATGTTTACGAACACGCGCTGTCCCCGCCACCGACACCTCCCCCGTCTGAGATCGGGGCGCCAGACCGCGCGGGGCCGCAGCCTTCTCCCCGGCACTGCCTGCGGGGCGACGCCGCCAAGCCAACAGGTTTTCACACGTGCTCACATCCTCGCACACGGCGCCTTTTTGCAGTACAGTGAGGCGTCACGCACGCGGCGCCACGAGGAGGTTGGGTATGGTCCGCTACGGAGCACACGCGTTCGTCTGGATCGGCGACTGGACCCCGGAGGCGGGGGACGCCACCATCCGCAAGGCGGCGGAGACGGGGTTCGACTTTCTCGAGATCCCCCTCCTGCGCCCCGAGACCTTCGACGCAAAGCGTCACCGGCGCACCCTCGAGGAGGTCGGCTTGGCGGCGGTCTGCTCGCTCGCCCTACCGCGCGCGGTGCACCTGCCGGAGAACCCGGAGGGCGCCAAGCGCTTCCTGCTGGCGGTGCTCGACAAGCTAGACGCCCTCGGCTGCACCTACCTCGCGGGTTGCATCGGCTACGCGCTCGGGGCGCTCACCGGCGCGCCGCCCACGCCGCAGGAGCGGGCGCAGGTCGTCGACACGCTGGGCGAGGTCGCCGAGGCGGCGCAGCGGCGCGGCATCACGCTCGCCCTGGAGGCGTGTAACCGCTACGAGACCCACCTCTACAACACCCTCGCGGACACGCGCGAGGCGGTGCTCGCTACGGGCGCCCCTAACCTCAAGCTGCACGCCGACACCTACCACATGAATATCGAAGAGGAGGGCTTTTACACCCCCCTCGTCGAGGCCGCCGACGTGCTCGACTACGTGCACATGAGCGAAAGCCACCGCGGGCTGGTCGGCAGCGGCACGGTGAACTGGCCGGAGGTGTTTCGCGGGCTTAAAGACGCGCGGTTTTCGGGCGCTCTGGTGCTCGAGTCGTTCGCCGCCATCAACCCCGACATCGCCGCCGCGACCTGCCTCTGGCGCCCCACCAACCACCCCTCGGAGGTGCTCGCCAGCCGCGGTCTGGCGTTTTTAAAGGCGGGGGCGGCGGAGGTGGGGCTTTAGCGTTTGCAGCGCCCTAGAGCGGCGTGGTGGGTACAACGCGGCACGGCGCGGCGCACGGGGATGGTACAAAGAGACCTACGCGTGGCCGGCGCGCCGATGACCGCACGGGTCACCTACCATCGCCACGGTGAGGCGGCGCCACGGGTACTTGAGGCCCAGAGGGGCGTAGGAGGGCTATGGCGCGGGCGCAACCAAGAGCAACCTCCCCGCGAAGGCGGCGCGCATCCACCAAGCGCTCTCCAGAGCGCTCGAGGGGGCGGGTGAGGCCCGGCCCCTCGAGCTGCAGACGGCGCGCCTCGTGATCTTTTCCGACCAGCACCGCGGCGCGCGGGGCGGTGACGACCAGTTCCGCAAAGCCGAGCGCGCGTACAACGCCGCGCTCGCTTGGTACTTCCGGCGCGGCTACACCCTCGTGGTCCTAGGCGACGCTGACGAGCTCTGGAAAAACGCGCCCGCCAGCGTCGTGGACGCTTACGGCTACACCCTGTCGCTCGAGGCCGCCTTTCACCGCGAGGGGCGACTTTTGCGGGTCATCGGCAACCACGACGACGACTGGCTCCTCGGCGACACCGCCGCGCGGCACCTGCAACCCCTCTTCGGCCCCACGCCGCTCACGTTTCACCCCAGCCTGCTCTTTAGCGTCCGCGACGGGGGCCGCGAGCTCGGCCGGCTCTTTTTGGTGCACGGCCACCAGGGCTCGCCCATGAGCGACCGCTGGGCGCACCTGTCGCGCCTCGCCGTGCGCTACCTCTACCGGCCGTGGCTGCGCCTCACGGGCGTGTCCCTCGACACCCCCTCTAAAGATCCGCGGCTACGCTACGAGCACAACCTCATCATGCACGCGTGGGCGGCCACGCAGCCGGGGCTCGTGCTCGTCTGCGGCCACACCCACCGCCCCGTCTTCGAGTCGCGCTCGCACCCCGGGCAGCTGCAGCAGCGCTTGGCGGCGCTCGAGGCCCGCCTAGCGACGCACCCAGGCGACCGCGCGCTGCAAGACGAGGTCGCCGCCGCCGCCGCCGACCTCGAGTGGGTGCGCTCGCAGGAGAACGAACGCCACGGCGCCGAGGGGGACGACGCGGGCCCCACCCCCTGCTACTTCAACGCCGGCTGCTGCTGCTTCGGCGACGGCGACATCACGGGGCTCGACATCGAAGGGGGCACCATCCGGCTCGTGCACTGGCCCGACAAGGAGGGGCGGCCGCGCCCGCTGGTGCTCGAGGAGGACAGCCTCCAAGAGGTCTTCGCGCGCGTTTCGTAGCTGCTTGCGACGCGCGCTCGGCGCCTGCGCGCGTCGCGGGCGCTGCACCTGGACACTGCACCTAGACGCTGCAGCTTACCCCGACGGACATCTGTAACGGGGCATCCTGTTCTCCACGGAGCCCAGCGCCTACTATCGCCTCACGGGGGAGACACCACAGCGAAGGAGAAGGCTATGAAACGTCTGTTTGCGCCCACCCTTCTAAGCGCGATGCTGTTTAGCCTCGTCGTCACCGCTAGCGCGACCACCGAAGGCACGGCCGAGGTCGAGGGCGCCGTGACGGGCGGCGAGATGGTCGGGGAGATGACCGACGTCACCGTCCAGGTCGCCGAGAGCGACACCCTGGGGGCCCACCTCGTCGACGGTGAGGGGATGACGCTCTACCTCTTTTTAAACGACTCGGAGGGGGTGAGCACCTGCGAGGGCGAGTGCGCCGCCAACTGGCCGCCCCTGTTGACCGACGGCAACGTCGTCGCCGGTGAGGGGGTCGACCCCGAGCTGCTCGGCACCACCGAGCGTTCAGACGGCAGCCTGCAGGTCACCTACAACGGCTGGCCGCTCTACTTCTGGGTGCAAGACGTCGCGCCGGGCGACGCCACCGGCCAGGGGGTCAACGATGTCTGGTACGTCGTCTCCCCCGAAGGCGAGGCGATCACCGAGGAGCAGGGGGCCAGCGCAGAGGGGTACTGACGGGGTACTGACAGCGACAGGCACCCGCGGCACGGGGCGCGCCCCGTGCCCTTTTTTGGCTCTCCCGGCGCCACGCCGCAAGGAGCTCGCCGAGAGAGCGCTTCGCCGCCCGACCCGTCGCGGGTGCGCTAGAAGAACTCGAGCATGCGCGCGTTCACCTGCGCCGCCGCCTCGTGCTGCACCCAGTGCGTGGCGTTCACAAAGACCAGCTCCCCCGCGTCGCAGAGCGCTAAGCTCGGCCTCGCCAGGCGGCGCGACAGGAAGCGGTCGCGCTCCCCCCAGAGGATGAGCGTCGGCACGCGCACCCGCAGCGGCCCCCGCAGCGCCGGCGGACGCCGCGCCGCCGCACGGTACCAGTTGAGCGCGGCCGTGAGCGCCCCCGGCTGCGACCACGCCACCTCGTAAAAGGGCAGCGCGCCGCCAAAGGTGCCGGGGCGGGAGGAGCCCGTGAGCGCCCCCCGCAGCGCACGCCAGCGCCCGAACCGCAGCAGCGCCTCGGGGAGGTGGGGAAGTTGGACGAAAAACACGTACCAGCTCCGCAAAAGCTGCTCGGGGCTGCGGCGCAGGGCCCGCCGCATCACCTGGGGGTGCGGGACGTTGAGGATGACGAGCTTGCGGACGCGCTCGGGGTGCCGCGCCGCCACCCACCAAGCGACCGCCGCGCCCCAATCGTGGCCGACCAGGATCGCCTCCTCGCGGCCCGCCGCGCGGATCAGCCCCAAGACGTCCCCGGCGAGCCGCTCGAGCGCGTACGCCGCCACGCCCCGCGGCTTGTCGCTCAGGTTGTAACCCCGCTGGTCGGGCGCGAGCACCCGGTAGCCGGCGGCGGCGAGCGCCGGCAGCTGGTGGCGCCAACCGAACCAGAACTCGGGGAAGCCGTGGAGCAGCACCACCAGGGGGCCCTCTTCGGGCCCCGCCGCCACGACATGTAACCGCACCTCCCCGACGTCTACGTAGAGGTCTTCGGCGTTAAGGCCCTCGGCGAAAAGCTCTGCAGAACCCGTCATGCCTCAGGGTGCACGGTTTAGGTGCGCAGCAAAGGGTGGGGGGTCACGGAACGTCCGAGCTCCCCGCTCGCCCAAGGTACCGAGGTTACCCCGAGGCTCGCGCATGACGCACCGGCCTAGTGCACTAGCGCCTGATAGGCGAGCCGGACAAAGTCCTTTTCGGGCTGCTCGAAGCCGACCATGTACTGGGTCATAAAGAGCCCGACGAGCTCCTCTTGGGGGTCGACCCAGTAGTAGGTCTTGGCCGCGCCCGACCAGCCGAACTCGCCGACCGAACCCGGCAGCCCCGACGCCGCGACGTCTAGTAGCACCCTCGAGCCGAGCCCGAAACCGTACCCCAGCGCGTAGACCCCGCCGATCTCGTAGGGCAGCAGCGCCGCGGGGAGGTGGTTGAGGTGCATAAACGCCACCGTCTTGGGCGCGAGGAGGCGCACCCCGTCGAGCTCGCCGCGGTTTAGGAGCATCTGGGCGAAACGCAGGTAGTCCGTGATGGTGGAGAAGAGCCCGTGACCGCCGCGAGCGAAGTCGGGCGACGCCGAGGGGTAGGTCGCCTCGACCTCCTGGCGGCCGCTTTTCCCCGCCTGCCACGCCGCGAAGCTCTCGGAGAGCGTGTGGGTAGCGATGTCGGGGTTGCCGTACATGGCGGCGAGCCGATCGCGCTTGTCGTGAGGCACCCAGAAGCCGGTGTCGGTCATCCCTAAAGGACCGAACAGGCGCTCTTGCAAAAAGTGCTGCAGCGACGTCCCCGACAGGACCTCGATAAGCCGCGCGAGCACGTCGGTCGCGACGCTGTAGTGCCACCTCGAACCGGGGTGAAAGGCGAGCGGCAGCTCGGCCAAGGCGTCTACGACCTCCGCTAAGGAACGGCTCGCGTCGCCCATCGGCTGCGCCTCACGGTAGCGCGCCCCGGCGGGGGCGTCCTCGAGGAAGTCGTACGTCAACCCTGCGGTGTGCGTAAACAGGTCGCCCACGAGGATCGGGCGCGCCGCCTCGACCTCGCGGCCGTCCGGCTCGAGCACCCGCATCCGCTCAAAGGCCGGCAAAAAGGCCGCGAGCGGGTCGGTGAGCAAAAAGCGCCCCTCTTCAAAGAGGGTCATGAGCGCCGTGCAGACGACCGGTTTGGTCATCGAGTAGATCCGGTAGATCGTGTCCAGTGTGAGCGGAAGGTCCCGCTCGCGGTCTCGCCACCCCACCTGCTCGGCGTAAAACACCCTGCCGCGCCGCGACAGCAGGGTGCTGATGCCGGGGTAGCCGCGCCCGTCGACGTACGCCTGCATAACCGGACGGATGCGTTTAAGCCGCTCGGTGCTAAAACCGACCGCTTCGGGGGTTACGTCAAGAAGCTGCACGCTCACCACACGCCTCCTTGAGGGCGCGGCCTAGGCACCTACCGCGTCGCCGTCGCAGCGCCGACGTGACACCGACGTGACACCGTGACACCGTGACAGCAACGTGACGCCAAGGCGCCAGCTCGGACCGCGTAAGACGACCTTAGCAGAACGGCGGCGGGTCGACTGCAAGAGAGGGCGACAGATAGCGAGCGACGGGTGTTGGCGCAGGCTGCAGCTCGAGCCGAAGGCGCACCCAACCCTTGAAACTATACCGTCCAGACGGTATAGTCAGGCCATGATGGAGAGCTCTGCCGACACCCGCAGCGACCTTTTGAGGGCGGCCACCCGGCTCATCCTGCGCGAGGGGGCGGCGCGCCTCACGCTCGCCGCCGTCGCCGCAGAGGCCGGGGTCAGCAAGGGGGGGCTGCTCTACCACTTCCCGACCAAAGACGCCCTTATCGAGGGGCTCATCGAGCACTACGCGCACACCTTCGCCGCGCAAGTCACCGCCTTGGCCGCGGGGGAGTCGGGGCCGCAGCCCCTGCTGCGCGCCTACGTGCGGGCGACCTTCGCCGAGGAGGGCGCCTCGAGGGAGCTCGGGGCGGCCGTCTTGGGGGCGGCGCTCCTCAACCCGGGGCTCCTCCCGCGCTTTCGCGAGCAGCTGCAGGGGGCGGTCGCGCGGCTCGAGGCGGGGGCGGCCGACCCGGCGCGCGCCACCGCCGTGCGCCTCGCCGCCGACGGGCTCTGGTTTACCGAGCTGCTCGGGCTGACCGACCTCGCGCCGAGCGCGCGTGGGGCGCTCGAGCGTTGCTTGCTCGAGCTGTTGGAGGCGCGCTAGTGGACCTCGCAGCTTACCTCGGCAAAGCCGCCACGGCGTGGTTTTTGGGCTTTTTCCCCTTTTTCGAGATTTACGTCGCTGTGCCGAGCGCGCTCGCTTTGGGCCTCGACCCCGCCTCGGCGGTCTTGTGGCCCGTCCTCGGCAACTTCGCGCCGGTCCCGCTGATCCTTTTCGGTTACGAACAGCTGATGCGCGTCGGGGCGTTTCGGCGCCTTTTGGGCGGGCGCACCTCGGCCCGCTTTACGCACCTCGTGGAGCGCTACGGCGCCCCCTTCGTCCTCCTCATCACCCCCTGGATCGGGGTGTGGCTGGTCGCCGCCACCGCCCGCGCGCTCGGCATGGCGCGCCGGCCGCTGCTTTTCTACGCGCTCCTCAGCATCACGGTCTACGCCGTGGTGATCACCGCGGGCCTCAACCTCGGCTTTGAGGCCCTCGGGGGCTAGGCGCCGCGTTCAAAGGCGGCGAGCAGCTCCAGGTGGTGCGTCTGCGGGTAGAAGTCGAAGGGCTCCAGGCGCGTGAGGCGCCACCCGGCCGCGCAGAGCTGCGCCGCGTCGCGGGAGAAGGTCGCGACGTCGCACGAGACGTATAACAGGCGCGTCGCGGCCGAGGCACTCAGCGCCGCGCGCGTCCCCTTGGCGAGCCCCGCGCGCGGCGGGTTCACGCAGATGAGCTCGGCCTCCGGCAGCGCCCCTAAGCGGCGCGCGTCTCCTTGGCGGAACTCGAGGTTGGCGAGCCCCAAGCGCGCCGCGTCGCGCGCCCCCCGAACCACGCTGCTGCGGTCGAGCTCGAGCGCCACGACCCGCTCAAACGACGCCGCCAGGTGCATCCCGATGGCGCCGCCCCCCGCGTAGAGGTCGAGGGCGAAGCGCCCCTCCCCCGCCCAACGCGCGAGCTCGGCGTACAGGCGGCTCGCCGCCGCCGGGTTGGGTTGGGCGAAGCCGGTCGCCGAAACGCTGAGGTCAAAGGGGCCGTAGCGCTGCCGGATGACCCGGGCGCCGGCGAGGCGTTCGGTTCCGCTACGAAAGCGCCCGCGCGGGTCGAAGGGGGCGTAGGCGACGCCGACCACCCGCCCCCCCTCCGGGGCCTCGCCGAGCAGCTCGTGGGCGGCGCTCAGGTAGTTGCGCGCCGAAGCGCTCGCGATCAGGCATAGAAGCGTCTCGCCCGCGTCGTTGGTGCGAAAGGCCAGCTCGCGCACCCCCTTGGGTAAGCCCAGCGCCTGGACGCGCGACCACGCCCCGTTGAGCGCGGGGGTCGCCACCGGATCGCAGCCTAGAGGCACCACCTCGTGGCTCTCCGGGCGGCGGTAACCGAGCGCGGCGCCGTCGGTGAGCGGCCCACCGCGCGCGACCGCCGGTTGGACGGCGTGCCGGTAACCCCAGGGGGCGGGCGCGGCGACCACGGGGAGCACGCTGGGCAGCTCCGTTGGCTTGAGCGCGCGCGACAGCGCGTCTTTGACGACCTCGCGTTTAAGCTCGAGCTGGTGCGCGTAGGCGATGTGCGAGTAGTCGAGGCCCGGGTGCTCGCTCGGCTGGGTGCGGTGCGGGCTCGCGTCGACGACCTCCGTGACCACCCCCTGCAGCACCCCCGCGCGCTCTTTGAGCTCTACCTTGACCCGCTCGCCGGGGAGGCCGCCGCGCACGAGCGCCAGGCGTCCCCCCGACAGGCGCGCGAGCGCCACGCCGCCGTGGACCATCTTCTCGAGCCTCAAAAGCATACCCGCGCAGCTTACCGCACCCGCTCCCCGCGGGGCGCGAAGCGCAACACACCCAGCGCTAGCCGCCCGCAAGGTCACCTCAAACCCCAGCGAAGGGAACAGCGCCCCGCGTGTGCCGTGCGATCGCTGCCGTCAAAGCGCTAAAGCGCTCACCACGTACACCGCGTACACCGGCGCAACCGACGCCCACACGCCCTGTGCGACCACAGACCGGGCAGATAGATGAGAGGCGCTCAGAACAATCCACCAAACCGCACGGGGCGGGTTTGCTATACTGCACGGCGATATGAAACGTTCCCTTCAAGAAATCGTCGAACTCGTCGTCTTCGCGCTCGTCGCCCTGTTGGTGCTCACCGGCGTGCTCTGGTTTACGGGCTGGCTGGTCGGGCTGCTCGGCATGGTCTTTATCTGGGCCGCGGGGCTTCTCTGGTCGCTGCTCCGCTGGCTCGTACCGATCGCCATCATTATCGCGGCCGTGTACGCGCTCGTCCGGCTGCTCCAACGGCAGAGCCAACGCGCCGCCGCGCCGTCGGTGACCAGCGCCAACCCGGACGCGGCCACGACCGGTGACGCCGCGCCGGCCCCCGCCGCCGCACCCGTA
This window contains:
- a CDS encoding ribose-phosphate diphosphokinase translates to MIGDELRIFCGGATPELAASVARHLGRELSQGWVSSFPDGESRVQIDESVRGADCYIVQSTCSPVNHNLMELLVFCDALRRASAWRINAVIPYFGYARQDKKVQAREPITGKLVANLLETAGVDRVISVDLHAGQIQGFFDVPVDHLTALGILGSHLEQQDLANSVVVSPDVGRATEARRLANHLGLPIAILYKRRNSPTDTSVTHVIGEVAGMRPIIADDMISTAGTISRAVEALLELGALPDIRVVATHPVFTPPALERLAHPAISEVFVTDTIPYRGDEPKIKVLSVAELLASAIQNVHDNSSVSSLFPS
- a CDS encoding arsenate reductase ArsC gives rise to the protein MTPERPLRLLVLCTHNSARSQMAEGWLRHHAREAGVALEVLSAGTEKTRVKPEAVTVMREVGIDLSGHTSKTLFELPDPWHFDVVLTVCDSANEACPAYPARTRRLHVAFPDPSGEPLARWRAVRDAVGEMSRALVAALSRGALPTEAELLPPARTAREG
- a CDS encoding 50S ribosomal protein L25 → MNLTAQRRTPGKTSDLRAQGRLPGVVYNKELNIPVSVELREFDKAFRSQGVASLINLQLDGESHDVLVKAVQMDKRRREPLHVDFYAVTAGQPVDVFVPINFVGTAIGAREGGQVDAQRHQVHIRILPRLIPNHIDVDVSALAINDSLHLKDVLSALPSEAEVLDDLEETLITILPPRAEEPEEPAQAAEPEVIGEDGDSDDGDDAAA
- a CDS encoding alpha/beta fold hydrolase translates to MTGSAELFAEGLNAEDLYVDVGEVRLHVVAAGPEEGPLVVLLHGFPEFWFGWRHQLPALAAAGYRVLAPDQRGYNLSDKPRGVAAYALERLAGDVLGLIRAAGREEAILVGHDWGAAVAWWVAARHPERVRKLVILNVPHPQVMRRALRRSPEQLLRSWYVFFVQLPHLPEALLRFGRWRALRGALTGSSRPGTFGGALPFYEVAWSQPGALTAALNWYRAAARRPPALRGPLRVRVPTLILWGERDRFLSRRLARPSLALCDAGELVFVNATHWVQHEAAAQVNARMLEFF
- a CDS encoding arsenate reductase ArsC, which translates into the protein MNGRKTHVLFLCTGNSARSLMAEAFVNEHAGERFVAHSAGLQPKGVNPYTVRVMAELGISLEGARSKSVREFLGRERLDYVITVCGEAEANCPRVFPGTVKYRHWSFEDPAAFEGPEAATLETFREVRDEIRARVQAWLQETADVPV
- a CDS encoding sugar phosphate isomerase/epimerase family protein, which encodes MVRYGAHAFVWIGDWTPEAGDATIRKAAETGFDFLEIPLLRPETFDAKRHRRTLEEVGLAAVCSLALPRAVHLPENPEGAKRFLLAVLDKLDALGCTYLAGCIGYALGALTGAPPTPQERAQVVDTLGEVAEAAQRRGITLALEACNRYETHLYNTLADTREAVLATGAPNLKLHADTYHMNIEEEGFYTPLVEAADVLDYVHMSESHRGLVGSGTVNWPEVFRGLKDARFSGALVLESFAAINPDIAAATCLWRPTNHPSEVLASRGLAFLKAGAAEVGL
- a CDS encoding MIP/aquaporin family protein — translated: MWLAEFIGTFALVFVGVGAIAAGLEALAVALAFACAVAVMIAAVGPISAAHFNPAVTLAFWAMRRTRLAEVPLYWSAQLAAGVVAVSALSLWGGADRLEGVAYGATRLAPGLSPWAGVGVEAVLTFFLVFVIASIVIRKHAMDGLYIGLTVGAGALAGGSLTGASMNPARSFGPALVSGEWGAHWVYWVGPCLGAVAAALSAQYLWTRRTDPLAEVGRATSRGHPLERGEQV
- the pth gene encoding aminoacyl-tRNA hydrolase — its product is MTTPPRKRPRLIVGLGNPGPQYENTRHNAGFLVVDLLAARHGVAWRKERQAEVGRWGDVTLLKPLTFMNLSGAAVQAQMTKLRLSPAELLVVHDDLDLPLGRLRLRAGGSAGGQRGVQDTIYRLGPDFTRLKVGISRPPAGWKVENWVLSRFREEERALVEAVVAHAADAVEVLLEAGLEAAMARFNGLDLRPEAGAQAH
- a CDS encoding COG4315 family predicted lipoprotein; its protein translation is MKRLFAPTLLSAMLFSLVVTASATTEGTAEVEGAVTGGEMVGEMTDVTVQVAESDTLGAHLVDGEGMTLYLFLNDSEGVSTCEGECAANWPPLLTDGNVVAGEGVDPELLGTTERSDGSLQVTYNGWPLYFWVQDVAPGDATGQGVNDVWYVVSPEGEAITEEQGASAEGY
- a CDS encoding ArsR/SmtB family transcription factor, which produces MEDTNELATTLKALADPVRLAILTFLVDPIQSCCSRDDGVCGCDLEAFLGLSQPTVSHHMKLLTQAGFVRADKRGRWVYYELLPETFEALERALGRFACAARAARTEVTRDA
- a CDS encoding metallophosphoesterase, with the protein product MIFSDQHRGARGGDDQFRKAERAYNAALAWYFRRGYTLVVLGDADELWKNAPASVVDAYGYTLSLEAAFHREGRLLRVIGNHDDDWLLGDTAARHLQPLFGPTPLTFHPSLLFSVRDGGRELGRLFLVHGHQGSPMSDRWAHLSRLAVRYLYRPWLRLTGVSLDTPSKDPRLRYEHNLIMHAWAATQPGLVLVCGHTHRPVFESRSHPGQLQQRLAALEARLATHPGDRALQDEVAAAAADLEWVRSQENERHGAEGDDAGPTPCYFNAGCCCFGDGDITGLDIEGGTIRLVHWPDKEGRPRPLVLEEDSLQEVFARVS